Proteins encoded by one window of Mycolicibacterium cosmeticum:
- a CDS encoding endonuclease domain-containing protein, with product MVAHPFVGTEALARGIVGRRSLRTQNTPIYRNVYLPRGVDVTAATRAEAAWLWSGRTAIAGGLSAAALYGTRWIGADEPAELYRTNGKPVSGILIHRDTLYPDEIGSASSIPVTTPARTAFDLGRRRGTTLAVTRIDALAQATGVRVCDIEPLIARHRGARGLVQLREVLDLVDGGAESPQETRTRLVLVGAGLPRPSTQIVVRRYRIDLGWEQFKVGVEYDGEQHWKDARQHARDIDRLAELSASGWRVIRVSAEILRNRRHVIVERTCAALREAGAEWPVIARILG from the coding sequence ATGGTGGCACATCCCTTCGTGGGGACCGAGGCATTGGCCCGCGGCATTGTCGGTCGGCGAAGTCTGCGCACGCAGAACACCCCGATCTACCGGAATGTGTATCTGCCCCGAGGAGTTGACGTCACCGCGGCGACTCGTGCCGAGGCCGCGTGGTTGTGGTCCGGCCGAACCGCCATCGCGGGAGGACTGTCCGCGGCCGCGCTCTACGGCACGCGCTGGATCGGGGCCGACGAACCCGCGGAGTTGTACCGCACCAACGGAAAGCCGGTCAGCGGCATCCTCATCCATCGGGACACGCTGTACCCGGACGAAATCGGGTCGGCGTCGAGCATCCCGGTGACGACACCGGCTCGCACCGCATTCGATCTGGGTCGGCGGCGCGGCACGACGCTCGCCGTGACGCGGATCGACGCGCTCGCTCAGGCGACCGGGGTTCGGGTGTGCGATATCGAACCACTCATCGCGCGCCATCGGGGAGCGCGAGGATTGGTCCAGCTCCGCGAAGTCCTCGACCTGGTCGACGGCGGCGCCGAGTCGCCTCAGGAGACCAGGACCCGGCTCGTGCTCGTCGGCGCCGGATTGCCGCGGCCCAGCACGCAGATCGTGGTTCGGCGCTATCGCATCGACCTCGGCTGGGAGCAATTCAAGGTCGGTGTCGAGTACGACGGGGAGCAACACTGGAAGGACGCCCGACAGCACGCCCGCGATATCGATCGACTGGCGGAATTGTCCGCATCGGGTTGGCGCGTCATTCGCGTCAGCGCAGAAATCCTACGCAACCGGCGCCACGTGATCGTGGAGCGAACCTGTGCTGCACTGCGCGAGGCAGGTGCCGAATGGCCAGTTATTGCACGCATTCTGGGATGA
- the purH gene encoding bifunctional phosphoribosylaminoimidazolecarboxamide formyltransferase/IMP cyclohydrolase, which produces MSDKRPIRRALISVYDKTGLGALARGLHDAGVSIVSTGSTAKTIAEAGVPVTPVEDVTGFPEVLDGRVKTLHPKVHAGLLADLRKSEHEAALADLGIAPFELVVVNLYPFTETVASGAAPDECVEQIDIGGPSMVRAAAKNHPSVAVVVDPLGYEGVLAAVRSGGFTLAERKRLAALAFRHTAEYDVAVASWMGSVLAPEDGAGPDAPPQWVGATWHRAAVLRYGENPHQGAALYRNDAGWPGLAQAEQLHGKEMSYNNYTDADAAWRAAFDHEQTCVAIIKHANPCGIAVSSVSVADAHRKAHECDPLSAFGGVIATNTTVSVEMAQTVADIFTEVIVAPAYEPGAVEILSGKKNIRILVASEPQDSGVEFRQISGGLLLQERDALDAPGDDPANWTLATGEPADSATLADLVFAWRACRAVKSNAIVVAADGATVGVGMGQVNRVDAARLAVERGGDRVKGAVAASDAFFPFPDGLETLTNAGVKAIVHPGGSVRDDVVTEAAAKAGITLYLTGARHFAH; this is translated from the coding sequence ATGAGTGATAAGCGGCCGATCCGGCGCGCGTTGATCAGCGTGTACGACAAGACGGGTCTGGGGGCGCTGGCCCGCGGGCTGCACGACGCGGGCGTGAGCATCGTGTCGACGGGCTCCACCGCGAAAACGATTGCCGAGGCCGGTGTTCCGGTCACCCCGGTGGAGGACGTCACCGGCTTCCCCGAGGTGCTCGACGGCCGGGTGAAGACCCTGCACCCGAAGGTGCACGCCGGCCTGCTGGCCGACCTGCGCAAGTCCGAGCACGAGGCGGCGCTGGCGGATCTGGGCATCGCGCCGTTCGAGCTGGTGGTGGTCAACCTCTACCCGTTCACCGAGACGGTGGCCTCCGGCGCGGCGCCCGACGAGTGCGTCGAGCAGATCGACATCGGCGGACCATCCATGGTGCGCGCCGCCGCCAAGAACCATCCCAGCGTGGCCGTGGTGGTCGACCCGCTCGGCTACGAGGGCGTACTGGCCGCGGTGCGGTCCGGCGGTTTCACGCTCGCCGAGCGGAAGCGGCTGGCGGCGTTGGCATTCCGGCACACCGCGGAGTACGACGTCGCGGTGGCCAGCTGGATGGGCTCGGTGTTGGCGCCCGAAGACGGTGCAGGTCCGGACGCCCCGCCGCAGTGGGTGGGTGCCACCTGGCATCGCGCCGCGGTGCTGCGTTACGGCGAGAACCCGCACCAGGGCGCGGCGCTGTACCGCAACGATGCCGGCTGGCCCGGGTTGGCGCAGGCCGAGCAGTTGCACGGCAAGGAGATGTCCTACAACAACTACACCGACGCCGATGCCGCCTGGCGGGCCGCATTCGACCACGAGCAGACCTGTGTGGCGATCATCAAACACGCCAATCCGTGCGGTATCGCCGTCTCGTCGGTGTCGGTGGCCGACGCGCATCGCAAAGCCCATGAATGCGACCCGCTTTCGGCGTTCGGTGGGGTCATCGCGACCAACACCACCGTCAGCGTGGAGATGGCGCAGACGGTGGCCGACATCTTCACCGAGGTGATCGTCGCGCCCGCCTACGAGCCAGGCGCCGTCGAGATCCTGTCCGGTAAGAAGAACATCCGCATCCTGGTCGCCTCCGAGCCGCAGGACAGCGGCGTTGAATTCCGGCAGATCAGTGGCGGCTTGCTGCTGCAGGAGCGCGATGCGCTGGACGCCCCCGGCGACGACCCGGCCAACTGGACGCTGGCCACCGGCGAGCCCGCCGATTCGGCGACGCTGGCCGACTTGGTGTTCGCATGGCGGGCCTGCCGTGCGGTGAAATCGAATGCCATCGTCGTCGCGGCCGACGGTGCCACCGTGGGAGTGGGTATGGGTCAGGTGAACCGGGTGGACGCCGCCCGGTTGGCAGTGGAACGTGGCGGTGACCGGGTCAAGGGCGCCGTCGCGGCCTCCGATGCCTTCTTCCCGTTCCCGGACGGCCTGGAAACCCTGACCAACGCGGGTGTGAAAGCGATTGTGCACCCGGGTGGTTCGGTGCGTGACGACGTGGTGACCGAGGCGGCGGCGAAGGCGGGGATCACGCTGTACCTGACCGGGGCGCGGCACTTCGCCCACTAG
- the purN gene encoding phosphoribosylglycinamide formyltransferase, giving the protein MQPPLRDPIRVPPTAPSRLVVLASGTGSLLEALLAAGGDYPGEVVAVGTDRACRALEIAAGAGVPSFTVRLGDHTDRAAWDSALTDAVARHEPDLVVSAGFMKILGPQFLSRFEGRVVNTHPALLPAFPGARAVAEALDYGVRVTGATVHLVDAGTDTGPILAQETVPVLDDDDEETLHERIKVVERRLLVDVLAAVATRGLTWTGRKATFGC; this is encoded by the coding sequence GTGCAGCCCCCGCTCCGGGACCCGATCAGGGTGCCTCCGACCGCGCCGTCGCGGCTGGTGGTGTTGGCTTCGGGTACCGGATCCCTGCTGGAGGCACTGCTGGCCGCTGGGGGCGACTATCCGGGCGAGGTGGTCGCCGTCGGCACCGATCGGGCGTGCCGTGCGCTGGAGATCGCCGCGGGCGCCGGGGTGCCGTCGTTCACCGTGCGACTCGGCGACCACACCGACCGGGCCGCCTGGGACAGCGCGCTCACCGATGCGGTGGCGCGCCACGAACCCGATCTCGTCGTCAGCGCGGGGTTCATGAAAATTCTTGGTCCCCAATTCCTTTCGCGCTTCGAAGGGCGTGTGGTGAACACCCATCCGGCGTTGCTGCCGGCCTTCCCGGGCGCGCGGGCCGTCGCCGAAGCGCTGGACTACGGCGTGCGCGTGACGGGCGCCACCGTGCACCTGGTCGATGCCGGGACCGACACCGGGCCGATTCTGGCGCAGGAAACCGTGCCCGTGCTCGATGATGACGACGAAGAAACTTTGCACGAACGCATCAAGGTGGTCGAACGGCGACTGCTGGTGGACGTGCTCGCCGCGGTGGCCACCCGCGGCCTCACCTGGACCGGGCGAAAGGCGACCTTCGGATGTTGA
- a CDS encoding cell division protein PerM — MDNRSVGTRQARDLLRVAFGPSLVALGIIAAVTLLQLLIANSDMTGAFGAIASMWLGVHQVPVSIGGRELGVMPLLPVLLMVWGTARTTAAAAARSSWFVIRWVVASALGGPLLIAALALAVIHDASSVLTELQTPNAGRAFAGVLAVHAIGAVVGVLLTGKMRSVPWVPGWLPDAFRGAGAGVLALFGLSGVVATGSLIVHWGTMHDLFGITDSVFGQFSLTLLSALYIPNVIVGTAAVAVGSTAHVGLATFSSFTVLGGDIPAVPVLAAMPTPPLGPIWVALLIVAAVSAVALGQQCARRPVPLPAAAAKLVVAAAVAAAVMALLGYAGGGRLGNFGDVGVDQVTFGPAVFLWFVSIGGLTVAMAGGLAKRPKPVKPVAEPEPHPEPDDAVTDVVVLDEPVDVEVVEVVEAGEVAPPAERPEEPDEPLLDPEEHFLTDGDPAEKPRDQAD; from the coding sequence GTGGACAACCGGTCAGTCGGGACCCGGCAGGCACGCGATCTGCTGCGCGTCGCGTTCGGTCCCTCGCTGGTTGCGCTCGGAATCATCGCGGCGGTGACGCTGCTGCAGTTGCTGATCGCCAACAGCGATATGACCGGCGCCTTCGGCGCGATCGCCAGCATGTGGCTCGGCGTGCACCAGGTCCCGGTGTCGATCGGTGGCCGCGAGCTCGGCGTGATGCCGCTGCTGCCGGTGCTGCTGATGGTGTGGGGCACCGCCCGGACCACGGCCGCGGCCGCGGCGCGGTCGTCCTGGTTCGTCATCCGCTGGGTGGTGGCCTCCGCGCTGGGCGGCCCCCTGCTGATCGCCGCGCTCGCGCTCGCCGTCATCCACGACGCGTCCTCGGTGCTCACCGAACTCCAGACGCCGAACGCCGGGCGCGCCTTCGCCGGCGTGCTCGCGGTGCACGCGATCGGTGCGGTCGTGGGCGTGCTGCTCACCGGCAAGATGCGATCGGTGCCCTGGGTGCCGGGCTGGCTGCCCGACGCCTTCCGCGGTGCCGGCGCCGGGGTACTCGCGCTGTTCGGCCTGTCCGGCGTCGTGGCGACGGGTTCGCTGATCGTGCACTGGGGCACCATGCACGACCTGTTCGGGATCACCGACTCGGTATTCGGGCAATTCAGCCTCACCCTGCTGTCGGCGCTGTACATCCCCAACGTCATCGTCGGCACCGCGGCGGTGGCCGTCGGGTCGACGGCGCATGTCGGGCTGGCCACCTTCAGCTCGTTCACCGTGCTGGGCGGTGACATCCCGGCGGTGCCGGTGTTGGCCGCCATGCCCACCCCGCCGCTCGGGCCGATCTGGGTCGCGTTGCTGATCGTCGCGGCGGTCTCGGCGGTGGCGCTGGGGCAGCAGTGCGCGCGGCGCCCGGTGCCGCTGCCCGCCGCCGCCGCAAAGCTGGTGGTGGCCGCCGCCGTCGCGGCCGCGGTGATGGCGCTGCTCGGCTACGCCGGTGGCGGACGGCTCGGCAACTTCGGCGACGTCGGGGTCGACCAGGTCACGTTCGGGCCCGCGGTGTTCCTCTGGTTCGTCTCGATCGGCGGACTCACCGTGGCGATGGCGGGCGGCCTGGCCAAGCGGCCCAAGCCGGTCAAGCCGGTAGCCGAGCCGGAGCCGCATCCCGAGCCCGACGATGCCGTCACCGATGTGGTGGTGCTGGACGAACCGGTCGACGTCGAGGTCGTCGAGGTTGTGGAGGCCGGGGAGGTCGCGCCACCTGCCGAGCGGCCGGAGGAGCCCGACGAACCACTGCTCGATCCGGAAGAGCACTTCCTCACCGACGGGGATCCGGCCGAAAAGCCGCGCGACCAGGCCGACTAG
- a CDS encoding DUF5336 domain-containing protein: MTYPPGSPGYPQSQQGNQYVAPTQQFGKVADPAEPVKLPVYLFAAVAVLGLATYAFNFGPLLTIKSSDFPQFGSASGSTIGIGLAVAASVLAGLIAAVALLPKQKVSAGVVAAIALLSFLLVLGEVINAPQGVSIGWALYLVIICTVLQAGAAIAALLLEAGIITAPEPRPRYEQPYGQYGAPYYGQHGGQQPGQQHGQPGQPYGAPPAPPQQGRPGYAPPAQYGAGYQGPSTGGFAAAGAPGPQSGPPTPPTGFPAFGQPQPAGSSDPTTAVPTQSHAASSEQAGPPPS; encoded by the coding sequence ATGACTTACCCACCCGGTAGTCCCGGATATCCGCAGTCCCAGCAGGGCAACCAGTACGTCGCGCCGACCCAGCAGTTCGGGAAGGTCGCGGATCCGGCCGAGCCGGTCAAGCTGCCGGTCTACCTGTTCGCCGCGGTCGCCGTCCTCGGGCTGGCCACCTACGCGTTCAACTTCGGTCCGCTGCTCACCATCAAGAGTTCGGACTTCCCGCAGTTCGGCAGCGCCAGTGGTAGCACCATCGGCATCGGGCTGGCGGTGGCCGCGTCGGTGCTGGCCGGCCTGATCGCCGCCGTCGCCCTGCTGCCCAAGCAGAAGGTCTCCGCCGGTGTGGTGGCGGCCATCGCGCTGCTGTCCTTCCTGCTCGTGCTCGGTGAGGTGATCAACGCGCCGCAGGGGGTGTCGATCGGCTGGGCGCTGTATCTGGTGATCATCTGCACGGTGTTGCAGGCCGGCGCCGCGATCGCGGCGCTGCTGCTGGAGGCGGGCATCATCACCGCGCCGGAACCGCGGCCGCGGTACGAGCAGCCCTACGGCCAGTACGGTGCGCCGTATTACGGACAGCACGGTGGTCAGCAGCCCGGCCAACAGCATGGTCAGCCGGGGCAGCCGTACGGCGCACCGCCGGCGCCGCCGCAGCAGGGCCGGCCCGGCTACGCGCCGCCGGCCCAGTACGGCGCCGGTTACCAGGGTCCGAGCACCGGCGGTTTCGCCGCCGCCGGCGCGCCCGGTCCGCAGAGCGGTCCGCCCACGCCGCCCACCGGTTTCCCCGCGTTCGGTCAGCCGCAGCCGGCCGGATCGTCGGACCCGACCACAGCGGTCCCGACACAATCTCACGCCGCGTCCTCAGAGCAAGCCGGGCCGCCGCCGTCGTAG
- the sfnG gene encoding dimethylsulfone monooxygenase SfnG, whose product MTTERIADHIKFAYWVPNVSGGLVTSDIEQRTDWNYEYNRKLAQTAENNGFEYALSQVRYEASYGAEYQHESTSFSLALLLATERLKVIAAVHPGLWQPAVLAKLGATADHLSGGRFAVNVVSGWFKDEFTHLGEPWLEHDERYRRSAEFLQVLRKIWTEDDVDFRGDFYRIHDFTLKPKPLNTPERPNPELFQGGNSTAARRNGGYYADWYFSNGKDFDGLTEQVVEVRDHARAAGREVKFGLNGFIIARDSEKEAKETLREIIAKANKPAVEGFRGAVQQAGNSTADKKGMWADSSFEDLVQYNDGFRTQLIGTPEQIAERIAAYRKRGVDLILGGFLHFQEEIEYFGKHVLPLVREIEASEEGALDSSVLVSA is encoded by the coding sequence ATGACGACCGAACGCATCGCCGATCACATCAAATTCGCCTACTGGGTGCCCAACGTCAGCGGCGGCCTGGTCACCAGTGATATCGAGCAGCGCACCGACTGGAATTACGAGTACAACCGCAAGCTCGCGCAGACGGCCGAGAACAACGGGTTCGAGTACGCCCTGTCGCAGGTCCGGTACGAGGCCAGCTACGGCGCGGAGTACCAGCACGAATCGACGAGCTTCAGCCTGGCCCTGCTGCTGGCGACCGAGCGGCTGAAGGTGATCGCCGCGGTGCATCCGGGCCTGTGGCAGCCCGCTGTGCTGGCCAAGCTGGGGGCCACCGCCGATCACCTGTCCGGCGGCCGGTTCGCGGTCAACGTGGTGTCCGGCTGGTTCAAGGACGAGTTCACCCACCTGGGCGAGCCCTGGCTGGAGCACGACGAGCGGTACCGGCGCAGCGCCGAGTTCCTGCAGGTGCTGCGCAAGATCTGGACCGAGGACGACGTGGATTTCCGCGGCGACTTCTATCGCATCCACGACTTCACGCTCAAGCCCAAGCCGCTGAACACCCCCGAGCGGCCCAACCCCGAACTGTTCCAGGGTGGTAATTCCACGGCCGCACGCCGCAACGGCGGCTACTACGCCGACTGGTATTTCTCCAACGGCAAGGACTTCGACGGCCTCACCGAGCAGGTGGTCGAGGTCCGTGACCATGCGCGTGCCGCCGGGCGTGAGGTGAAGTTCGGCCTGAACGGGTTCATCATCGCGCGGGACTCGGAGAAGGAAGCGAAGGAAACGCTGCGGGAGATCATCGCCAAGGCCAATAAGCCGGCCGTGGAGGGCTTCCGCGGGGCGGTGCAGCAGGCGGGCAACTCGACCGCGGACAAGAAGGGCATGTGGGCCGACTCGTCGTTCGAGGACCTCGTCCAGTACAACGACGGGTTCCGCACGCAGCTGATCGGAACCCCCGAGCAGATCGCCGAGCGCATCGCCGCCTACCGCAAACGGGGTGTCGATCTCATCCTGGGTGGCTTCCTCCACTTCCAGGAAGAAATCGAGTATTTCGGCAAGCACGTGCTGCCGCTGGTCCGGGAAATCGAGGCGTCGGAGGAAGGCGCGCTGGACTCGTCGGTGCTCGTATCGGCCTGA
- a CDS encoding LLM class F420-dependent oxidoreductase — MDYGLVLFTSDRGIAPAAAGKLADDHGFTTFYVPEHTHIPIKRQAAHPTTGDETLPDDRYMRTLDPWVSLGGVAAVTDRVRLSTAVALPVEHDPITLAKSIATLDHLSGGRVSLGVGFGWNTDELADHKVPPGRRRTMLREYLEAMRALWTQEEAAYDGEFVNFGPSWAWPKPVQSHIPVLVGAAGTEKNFKWIAKSADGWITTPRDFDIDAPVKLLQDTWAAAGRDGAPQIVALDFKPDPDKLARWAELGVTEVLFGLPDKSEAEVGAYVERLAGKLAALV, encoded by the coding sequence ATGGACTATGGGCTCGTACTCTTCACCAGCGATCGCGGCATCGCCCCGGCGGCCGCGGGCAAGCTCGCCGACGACCACGGCTTCACCACTTTCTACGTGCCCGAGCACACCCACATCCCGATCAAGCGGCAGGCCGCGCATCCGACCACCGGCGACGAGACGCTGCCCGACGACCGCTACATGCGGACCCTCGATCCGTGGGTGTCGCTCGGCGGGGTGGCCGCCGTGACCGACCGGGTGCGGCTGTCCACCGCGGTGGCCCTGCCCGTCGAGCACGACCCCATCACGCTGGCCAAGTCGATCGCCACGCTGGACCACCTGTCCGGCGGCCGGGTCAGCCTCGGTGTCGGATTCGGTTGGAACACCGACGAACTCGCCGACCACAAGGTGCCGCCGGGTCGCCGTCGGACCATGCTGCGGGAGTACCTGGAGGCCATGCGGGCATTGTGGACCCAGGAAGAAGCCGCCTATGACGGCGAATTCGTCAACTTCGGCCCCAGCTGGGCGTGGCCCAAGCCGGTCCAGTCGCACATCCCGGTACTGGTCGGCGCGGCCGGCACCGAGAAGAACTTCAAGTGGATCGCGAAGTCGGCCGACGGCTGGATCACCACGCCCCGGGACTTCGACATCGACGCGCCGGTGAAGCTGTTGCAGGACACCTGGGCCGCGGCCGGCCGCGACGGGGCGCCGCAGATCGTCGCGCTCGACTTCAAGCCGGATCCCGACAAACTCGCGCGCTGGGCCGAGCTCGGTGTCACCGAGGTGTTGTTCGGGCTGCCGGACAAGTCCGAGGCAGAAGTCGGGGCGTATGTCGAGCGGTTGGCGGGCAAACTCGCCGCCCTCGTCTGA